AACGCAGCTTGAGCCCCGGCTTCGCGGGCATCCCCAATCCGCTCTTCGCGGCGGACAATTGCCTGATGTACTTCGCTGACGGCAAAAAAGCCGTCATGGACCTCATCGCGGCGATGAAGGAGAATTGATCGCGAAGGGCTTCCCGCACTCCCGCGGGTTTGGGGGATCAGGATCGAATTGACCAATGACAAATGCCTAATGACAAATTGAATCGGTCATCAGGCATTAGGCGTTTGTCATTGACGCCATGTGCAAGTTTCCGCCGGGCATGGAATCCATTTTTAAGACAGCGTGGGCCACGAAGACGCGAAGAAAGACAGGGAGGAAGCGTGTGATTCGCGTCTGTTCGGTCATTCTTCATCGCCTTCCTTCGCGTCTTCGCGCCTTCGTGGCTCATTTCGCCTTCTTCCATGCCCGTCATCCAATGACAAAAACCCGCACATGGCGTCATTGGGCAATTTCGACCAGCATCTAAACCGAACGAACCATGTTGATCGTAGTGGATTCTTCTTGCCGGCGTGATGCGGTACAATCTTCATCATTGACCACCCTGAATCGAAGTGCGGGTCCGTACATCGCCCCTCGGTCGTGTCGTCTTTTATCAGGAGTTCCCGATGACCTCTCCCAATCATGTCGAAGACGCGGTGCTGGAGCGATACGCGCGGGGCGCTGAGGCCGTCGAACCGGCGTTGTGTTGTCCGGTGGAGGATTATGAAGGTCAATACCTGGCCGCGCTGCCGAAGGAGATCATCGAAAAAGACTACGGCTGCGGCAATCCGTCGCGCTGGGCGCGCGAGGGCGATGTCGTCGTCGACCTCGGCTCCGGTGCGGGCAAAATCTGTTACATCCTCGCGCAAAAGGTCGGTCCGATGGGGCAGGTCATCGGCGTCGACTTCAACGACGCCATGCTCAACATCGCACGCAAATATCAGAATCCCCTCGCCGAGCAGTTCGGCTATGGCAACACGCGCTTCGTCAAGGCGAAGATTCAGGACCTGGCGCTCGATCTGGATCGCATGGCGGCGTGGCTGGCGGAGCATCCGGTCACGTCGATCGCGGACATGCAGCGCTATGAGGCCGAGTGCGATCGGCTTCGGAGCGACGAGCCGATGATCGCTGATGCGAGCGTCGATCTGGTCGTGAGCAACTGCGTACTGAACCTGGTGCGGGCGCGGGACAAACAGCAGCTTTTCGCCGAGATTTTCCGCGTGCTCAAGCGCGGCGGGCGAGCCGTCATCAGCGACATCGTCTGCGATGAAGACCCGACGCCCGACATCATTGCCGACCCCGAACTCTGGTCCGGGTGCATCAGCGGCGCATTCCGCGAAGATCGATTCCTGGCCATGTTCGAGGAAGCCGGTTTCCACGGCGTCGAGATTCTTGCGCGGGCCGGCGAGCCGTGGCGAACGATCGACGGCGTGGAGTTTCGCTCGATGACCGTGCGGGCGTACAAGGGTAAGGACGGTCCGTGCATGGATCGCCGTCAGGCGGCGGTGTACAAGGGGCCGTGGAAAACGGTCACGGATGATGATGGTCACACCTATGTGCGCGGACGGCGGATGGCGGTGTGCGAGAAGACGTTCGCACTGCTCACCGAGCCGAGCGGGCCGTACGCGGCGCAGATGATCGGCATCGAGCCGTACGACACGGTGCCGCACGAGCGCGCCGAGCCGATGGACTGCCGGCGGAATATGTTCCGCGCGACGACGGAAACGAAAGGCGAAGCATATCCCAAGACGGACGGCGAGCCCGATGCGTCGTGCTGCGATCCGGGCAATGGCAAGTGCTGCTGAGCGGAAGGATTGATGATGGCAACGATGGGTCACACGACGAGCGATCCGAATGCGTTCGATGCGGCGGTCGGCGGCGAACTCCGCGCAGCGGAGGCCATCACGACGATTCAGGTCAACGTCGGCCTGACGTGCAATCTCGCTTGTCATCATTGCCATGTCGTGTCGGGGCCGAACCGCACGGAGCAGATGCGTTGGGCGACGATGGAGCATGTGCTGGCGGCGGCGGCCCGGAGCGGCGCGACCTTGCTGGACATCACGGGCGGCGCGCCGGAGATGAACCCCCACTTCCGCGCGTTCGTCGAGGCGGCGCGGCGCATGGGCCTCGAGGTGATGGTCCGTACGAATCTGACGATTCTGCTTCAGGCGGACTGCACCGATTTGCCCGGGTTTTTCCGACGTCATCGCGTGCATCTCGTCGCATCGCTGCCGTGCTACCTTCAGAAGAATGTCGATCAACAGCGCGGGCGGCATGTGTACGTCGAGAGCATCGAGGCGATGAAGCGGCTCAACGCCGTCGGGTACGGCATCGATGCGGACCTGCCGCTCGATCTGGTGTACAACCCGCTGGGACCGAGTCTGCCGCCGGATCAGGGGTCGCTCGAAGCGGACTACCGGCGCATGCTCGCGTCGATGCACGGCGTGCGGTTCACGCGGCTGTTGACGATCACGAACATGGCGATCGGTCGGTTTCTGCATGACCTTGAGCGCGACGGAAAGGCCGAGGCGTATCAGCAATTGCTGCGCGAATCGTTCAACCCCGCCGCCGTCGATCCGCTCATGTGCCGGCATCAATTGCATGTCAGCTTCGACGGGCGCGTGCATGATTGCGACTTCAACTACGCGTTGAATCTGCAGTGCGATCCGGCGCTGCCGGCAACGATCGATCGCTTCGACCCGGCGGCGTTCGCGCGACGTCGCATCGTCACGGGCGACCACTGCTTCGGCTGCACCGCCGGCTGTGGATCGAGCTGCGGCGGCGCCCTCGTCGAAAGCGCGCCGACGGGATGAAATCGCTCCGGCCCATCCTGATCGGCATCGTGCTCATCGCCGCCGCGGCGTGCCTCTTCCTCCTGCCGGTCAAGACGTACCTGCGGGACTTTCTGCAATGGGTCGACGGGCTGGGCGTGTGGGGGCCGGTGCTGGTCGCCGCCGTCTATGTGCCCGCCACCGTACTCTTCATCCCCGGCTCGATCATCACACTCGGCGCCGGCGCGATCTTCGGCGTCGTCGTCGGAACCGTCGCCGTCTCCATCGGCAGCACGCTCGGCTCGACGTGCGCGTTTCTGATCGCCCGCTTCGCCGCTCGCGACTGGGTCGCCCAAAAAGTCGCCGGCAGCCCCAAGTTCGCCGCCATCGACCGGGCCGTCGGCCGCGAGGGATTCAAGATCGTCCTGCTCACGCGACTTTCCCCCGTGTTTCCGTACAACCTGCTGGGCTATTTGTATGGGATCACGAACGTGAAGCTTCGTGATTATTTTCTGGCGAGTTGGGTCGGCATGATTCCCGGCACGGTGTTGTACGTCTATCTCGGTTCGCTGGGCGGCTCGCTCGCCAAGGTCGCCGCCGGCGAAGCGCCCAAGGCCGGGGCGCTGCAGTGGTCGCTTTACGCGCTGGGCTTCATCGCCACCGTGTTCGTCACCGTGCTCATCACGCGCATCGCCACGCGTGCCATGCGAGCCGACCTCGACCTGTCCGAGGAAGCGCAGGCATGAGCAAACCTGTGAACGTTATGCCGATGGATGCCTACAACGCGCGGCTCGTTGAAGCCGTGCATCCGCCGACGTGGGTGAACCCCAAGCCGACGGGCGTGTACGACATGCTCGTCATCGGGGCCGGCACGGCGGGGTTGGTGACGGCGATCGCCTGCCGCGGATTCGGCAAACGTGTCGCGCTGATCGAGCGTCATCTGATGGGCGGCGACTGCCTGAACGTCGGCTGCGTGCCGAGCAAGGCGCTCATCCGGGCGGCACGCGCCGCGGCGGAGGTGCGCGATGCGGAGAAGTTGGGCGTGAAGATCAGCGGGTACGCGGTGGACTTTCCCGCCGTGATGGAGCGGATGCGGAAATTGCGGGCGGAAATCGCGCCGCATGACGGGGCAAAGCGTTTCGCGTCGCTGGGAATCGATGTGTTTTTGGGTGATGCGAAGTTCGAGGGACCGGATTCGGTGAGCGTCGGCGGGACGACGCTGGAATTTCACAAGGCGTGCATCGCCACCGGCGGTCGCCCGGCCGCGCCGGACATGCCGGGGCTCGCCTCGGCGGGATATCTGACGAACGAGACGATCTTCACGCTGACTGAACTGCCCGCGCGGCTGGCGGTCATCGGGGCCGGGCCGATCGGGTGCGAGATGGCGCAGGCCTTCGCGCGATTCGGGTCACAAGTGACGCTCATCACGACCGATCACGGCGTGCTCCCCCACGAGGAACCGGCGGCGAGCGCGATCGTCCGGGCATCACTACATCGCGACGGCGTGACGATTCACGAAGGCGGGCGTCATGCACGCATCGAAACGCACGGCCCGACGAAGCGGATCGTTCTCGGTTCAAACGTCATCGACGTCGATGCGATTCTCCTGGCCGCGGGGCGGCGGCCCAATGTCGAGGGCCTGGGCCTGGAGCGCGCCGGCGTCGACTACGACCCGCGCGGCGTGAAGGTCGATGACCATCTGCGAACGACCAATCGTCGCATTTTCGCGGCGGGCGACATCTGTTTTCCGTACAAGTTCACGCACGCCGCCGATGCGTGTGCGCGGATCGTGACGCGCAACGCCATGCTGCCGTGGCTGCCGTTTGCAGCGAAAGCGTCGAAGCTGGTGATGCCCTGGTGCACGTACACGGACCCGGAAGTCGCCCGCGTCGGCCGATCGGCGCTCGAACTGACGGAGGCGGGCGTCGACATTGAGACGGTGACGATCGAGATGGGCGAGGTCGACCGGGCGATGCTCGATGAGCAGACGAAGGGCGTGCTGATCGTGCATGTCAAACGACGCTCGGGGCGTATCCTCGGGGCGACGCTCGTGTCCGCTCACGCCGGCGAGACGATCGGCGAATTGACGGCCGCGATGACGCATGGATTGACACTGCAATCACTTTCCAAAGTGATTCATCCGTACCCGACGCAGGCGGAGGCGATCAAGCGGGCGGGCGATGCATACTTCCGCATACTGCTTTTGCGATGGCGCGACCGGTTGACTCACCTTTTTTCCGGGAAGTCGGTAAAGTAGCGGCATGAAGCGCCGCCTGATCATCTTCACGCGCTACCCCGAACCAGGCAAAGTCAAAACTCGTCTCATCCCGTCACTCGGCCCCGAGGGCGCGGCGAATCTGCAACATCAACTGACGCATCACACGCTGGGCTGGGCCGACGAGGTGCGCGATATCGAAGTCGAAATGCGCTACACCGGCGGCGATGCACAGCAGATGGCGTCGCTGTACGGCGCGCGGCGGTACGTCGATCAGGGCGACGGCGATCTGGGGCAGCGGCTGGCGCGGGCGTTCAGCGAGGCGTTCGCGGAGGGCTGTCAGCGCGTGGCGGCGATCGGGACGGACTGCCCCGACCTGACCGACCGCGTGATTCACCGGGCGCTGGAGCTTCAGAACAACGAAGTGCTCATTCGGCCGGCGACCGACGGCGGATATTGTCTGATTGCGCTGTCGGGCCCGCATGTCGCGGTGTTTGAAGGCATCGAATGGGGCACCGGCCGCGTGTTCGCGCAGACGTTTCAGCGCGCCGCGGCGCTGGGGCTTGTCGTCAAGGACGATCTGCCGGCGTTGCACGACATTGATCGGCCGGAGGATCTGGTTCACTTTCCGTCTCTGAGTGTGATTGTGCCGACGCTCAATGAGGAAGCACACTTGGCGTCGACGCTGGAGCGTGTGCGGACGGCGCCGGGCGTCGAGGTCATCGTCAGCGACGGCGGGAGCACGGACAGGACGCTCGCCGTCGCCGAGCAACTTGAGGCGCAGATCATCACGGGTCCGCCCGGACGGGCGCGACAGATGAATGCGGGAGCGGCGGCGGCGACGGGCGCGATCCTGATATTCTGTCACGCCGACACGCTGCTGCCGACGGGGTACGAGCGGTATGTGCGACGGGTATGCAAGGACCCGAAGATGATCGGCGCGTTCGGGCTGCGCGTGGACAAGACGGGGCTGTCGATGCAGCTTATCGAGAAACTCGTGAAGATGCGGCGCACGCCTTACGGCGATCAGGCGCTGTTCATGCACCGCGCGGCTTTTGAAGCGCTCGAAGGTTTTACCGACATGCCGCTGCTGGAGGACGTGGACCTGATCCGCCGGGCGCGGCGGAACGGCTGCCCCATCGAGTGGCTCGAACAGCATGTCACGACCAGCGGGCGATTCTGGCGGAAGCACGGCGTATGGCGCGCGACGATGATCAACCAGATGGTGCTGCTGGCGTACACGCTGGGTGTCAGCGTCGACAAACTGGCGCGCTTCCGCGGGGGGCGGTGAAAGAAAAACGGCGGGACTGAAGTCCCGCCGCCTTGGGGAAGCATGTTGAATGGGTCAGGCCGGCGAGGGGAAGGCATTGCCGGTGTCGGGACCTGGGTCGATGCGGCGGCCGGTCTTCGGATCGGTGGTGCGGACGGGGGGCTTGGTGTCTTCGGCGTCGAGCATGTCCGAGACGCTGGGCTTGCGAAGCTGTTCGCCACGCATGAGTTTGTCCACGTCGTCGGCATCGAGCGTTTCATATTTGAGGAGCGCTTCGGCGATGGCGATGACCTTGTCCCAGTTTTCCTCGATGACTTTCTCAGCGTCGCCGAACGCTTCGTCGATGAGGCGTTTGACTTCTTCGTCGACGATCAGCGCGGTCGATTCGGAGTAGCTCTTTTCGGGCATGATGGATTCGGGATTGTCGTGACGCGAGTAGTCGACGAACCCGAGACGGTCGCTCATGCCCCATTCAAGGACCATGTGCCGGGCATAGGCAGTCGCCATGCGGATATCCATCGAGGCGCCGCTGGTGATGTCGCCGGTCTTGCGCTGCTCGGCGATGCGCCCGCCGCAGAGGACGCGCATCGTGTCGGCGATGTAGCGGAGGCCGTATCCGTAGCGGTCCTTTTCGGGGAGACTGAAGGTGGCGCCCATGGCCTGACCGCGCGGGATGATGGTCACCTTGTGCAGCGGGTCGGCATTGGGCAGGAGCTTCTGAATGATGGCGTGACCGGCTTCGTGGTAGGCAGTGCCGACACGCTCGGTTTCCTCGATCTTGCGGCTCTTGTTGGCCCGGCCGAAGCGGACCTTGTCGCGGGCTTCCTCAAGGTCGGCCTGCTCGACGAAGTCCTTGTTGGCGAGGGTCGCGATGATGGCGGCTTCGTTGATGATGGCGGCGAGGTCGGCGCCGCTGAACATCGGGGTGCCGCGCGCCATGCGCTCCAGGTCCACCTGCGGGCTCATCTTGACCTTCTTGGCGTGCACCTTGAGGATCGCGAGTCGACCGGCGACATCGGGAAGGTTGACGGTAATCTGTCGGTCGAAGCGGCCGGGACGCGTCAGGGCGGGATCGAGCACGTCGGCCCGGTTGGTGGCGGCGATGACGATGACCTGATCGTTGGTCTCGAAGCCGTCCATTTCGACGAGGATGGCGTTGAGCGTCTGCTCACGTTCATCATGACCGCCGCTGGAGAAACCCGACCCGCGGCGACGACCGACGGCGTCGATCTCATCGAGGAAGATGATGCACGGCGAGTTATCCTTGGCCTGTTTGAACAGGTCGCGAACACGGCTGGCGCCCACGCCGACGAACATTTCGACGAAGTCGGAGCCGCTGATGGAGAAGAACGGCACTTCCGCTTCACCGGCGACGGCCTTGGCGAGCAGGGTCTTGCCGCAGCCGGGGGAGCCGATGAGCAGCACGCCGCGCGGGATGCGTCCGCCGAGGCGCTGAAAGCGCTTGGGGTTCTTGAGGAACTCGACGATTTCGCCCACTTCGTCCTTGGCTTCCTCGACGCCGGCGACGTCGGAGAGCGTCACATTGGTCATCTCCTTGGAGATGATCTTGTGGCGCGAGCGGCCGAAGTTGCCGAGCATCCCGCCGCCGCCGCCCGCTCCGCGCAGACCGCGGAAGAGGAAGAACCAGATGAGGGCGAAGAACAGGAGCCACGGCAGGATGTTGATCATCACATGGAAGAACAGCCCGCTGTTGGGGTCTTCGGAGACGATCGCCGGATTGAGCTTCATCAGCTCCTTGAAGAGGTAGTCCTTGCCTTCGGAGCTGACCTCGACGTAGATATGGCTGTTGCGGACGGCACCCTGATGGTCGTCTTTCAACGTCGCTTCGATGCGGTCGGCCTTGAAAATGACTTCCTTGACCTGATCGCTGTTGACGAGGTTGATGAGTTCCCCGGGCTTCTTCTCGTCGGCGTTGGACTGGGCCCGGGAGAGGAAGACGAAGAGGATGACCACGACGGCGATGAGCATCAGCCAGCCGAACATCCCGCGATTCATTTTCGGGGGCGTGGGCCCGCCGCGGCGCGGAGAATCACCCTCATCATCCCGGCCACTTCGATCATCGCGATAGTCGTCCACGTCGTCCTCGGCAAATGGGCGCCGGAGTCCGCTCCGACGCGGGGTGGGTCACGCAGGATGTACGCCTGTGCGGACCTGTGAGTTCTATATCGGCTTACCAGTCGTTTCGCATAACCGAAACAATTTCGCGCGCCAGTTCCGAAACCGCCCCGTACCGGGCGACCTCTTCGGGCTCGCCCACGGGTGCACGGGGCACGTATTCGGCGGCGCCGACGACGCTGGAGCGCTTGCGGATGATCTTGCCGGTGCGCAGATCCTTCCACTCGATGCTGGCGGTGATGACCACCTGCGCTTCCTGCGTCACGCCCGAGTCGAAATCACGGCTCAGGAGCCGCTTGTCAACGCGGACGATTGTACCTGTGAGCATGGTATCCGCGTCGCTGCCACGGGTCACCTTATAGGGCGTTCGCGATTCGATTTCCTTGATCAGGGCTTCGCTGAGCTGAAATTCCGTTTCGCGGAAGAAGCTTCGATTGGCGAAGATGGGGACGGCGACGGTATGGATGTTCGGATCAAAGGTCTCGCCGGTCTTGTACGCGCCGTCGGAGGCACAGCCGCTCAGCAGAGCCATCGCCGCAAGAAGCAATAATGAAGCGTGCTTGAGCATCATGGCGCGGCGGCCTCTTTCTTGACAGGTTCGGACCTGGAGGGCTCGATCGGCTCGGACTGATCGGGCGAGAGACTCACGCCCTTGACCTGCGTCGCCTTGACCGGCGGCTCGACGGCCGGCTCCTGTGCGAAGCGCTCGGGCTCAAGGGCCCGAAGCGACGCCAGCGCCTGTTTGGCCGCGGCGGAGCCGGGGTGGTCGGTGATCACGCGCTGGTACATGACGCCGGCGCTGACGCGCTTGCCGGTGTGCTCGTACCACCGGGCGACGAGCAGGTCGCGCGTGGCGAGCGTTTCGTCGACGCGCGTCAGCATGGCGTCGGCGCCGATCTGCTCGGCGGCGGCGGGATACGACTGCTTGTAGTCCTGCAGACGGCGCTGGGCTTCGATCAGGCCGGTGGCGTCGAAGGTCGGGCCTTTGAAGGTCGCGAGATTGGAGAGAATCTGGCGCTGCATGGCGTGCTCACGCCACTGACTTTCGGGGAAGTTCTGAAGAAACAATTCGTAGGCGTCGGCGGCGGGGCCCATCTGACTCGCGCCATAGTAATAGTCGGCCAGCGCGATGCCGGCGCGCTCGGCGATCTTGGAGCCGGGGGCGCGCTCCTGAATGCGGATGTAAAGTTCCTCGGCTTCGCCGTACGCCGGGAGGATCCGCATGCCCCATAGCCGGCGCTTCACGCCCGACGCGAAGGTGTCGGCCACCTTCAACTCGCGATCGAGCGCGATGTCGAATTGCGACGACTCGGGGTACTGGCGGCAGATGTACTCGTAGTCGAAGAGGGCTTTGAAGAAGTGATTGACGCTGACCCGCGCATCGCCGCGGAGCAGATAGGCCTCGGGCAGCAGCGGGTGATTGGGGTGATTATCGATCCAGTCCTTGGCGGCTTCGACCGCGTCCTTGCCCTTGCCGTCGGCGATGAGCCGGCGGATCGCCATCAGTTCGCCTTCAGGGCTCTTGGGGTCGGGCTCGGCGACCTTCTCAAAGCCCTTCTCGCCCAGCTCGAAGGTTTGCTTTTCCTGCGCGCCCGCCCGCAGCGGCATCACGGCCAGACACACCGCGAAGGCGACGCCCGCGATGAATCGGCCGCGTGTTGACATCCGTGTTAACAGCGAATGCTTCATGAGTGTTGAGCATGATAATCGTGGCGAGGCGATGCGGCAAACGATGACGATGCATTCGCGGGGACAAATAGAGCGGATCAACGGCCGTCGGGAGCAGCGGCACATCCGACCTTTCGAGCGGCGGTCGCCAGCGCACGGTCTAGCGTCCAAATCGCGCATCCATCCAGCACACACGACGCCAGCAGATGCACGTCCACGAGGCCCAACCCGGCGCCAGCCAGTTGATGTTCATCGATGAAATGCAGCACTTCGTCATCGTCCGCCTTGCCCAGCGTGGGCAGCGCCGCAAGGAGCGTCAGAAAGGCGGTTCGATCCCGAATGCCGCCGCACGCCAGTTCGCCGATGACGAACGGATGCGTCGCCGCCCACTCAGCGTGCAGAAGCGCCGCCAATCGGGTGTTGCCGCGTCGCAGATGATCCACCCAGATCGACGTATCGACGAGAATCAAGCCCCGGTCCTCCGGCGACGAATCGGCTTGAGCTTTCTATTGCTGCCCCCCATCTTCGCCAGTCGTGCCGCGCTCTCCCGCGCGATCAGTGCATCCAGCCCCATCTTCACCAGCGTCGTCTTCTCGCTTACCCCCGTCAGTTCAGAAGCCCGCGATAATGCCGCGTCGTCGATGTTCAGTGTCGTTCGCATGCAGCATTGTATGCATCGTTCGTATGCACCGGTCAAGCGGCTCAGGGTGCGACAAACGCTTCGCGCAGCAGCTTGGCCATTTCGTCGGGGTTGTCCGGGAGCGATGTGAAGCGGCTTTCGCCGGCGAAGAAGCCGGGCAGGCGATGCACCTTGAGCCGCGCGACGATGTCCTCGTCGCGCGCGATCATCTTCCGCACGCGGCCGTCCGTGCGGTTCGCCTCGAAGAATGAAATGCCCGCCAGTTCATGCGCCTTGTCGAGGGCGTCCTGACGCGAAATCTTCAGTTGGTTCTCGAACAGCCAGTCGTGATACGCCGCATACTTGCCCGGATCGGTGAGCCACAGCGCCTGCGCCAGCTCCACGATAAAACACGAATCGACGAACCGCGGCTCCGTCTCCTCCACGCTCGGGTTGCAATCGGCATTGAGCGGGAACGTGAGCACGAGGATGGCATAATCCGGCCCGAGCTTCGGCAGCGTGTCGCGCATCAGTTCGTAAGCGTGCAGACAATGCGGGCAGTTGTAGTCGATGGCTTCGACGATGATATGCTTGGCCGTCTCGGAGCCGATCATCGGATGGCCGGCGGTGTCGAGCACGATCGCGCCGCCGTCGAGTTTGACGGCGTCTCCGGGCGCGGCGTCTTCGACGTAGCCCTTGTCGCCTTCGGTCTTGCCGATGACAAGCTGCTTGTGCACGTAGGTCGGCGTGTGAAGAAGCTGCC
The DNA window shown above is from Planctomycetota bacterium and carries:
- a CDS encoding radical SAM/Cys-rich domain protein; protein product: MGHTTSDPNAFDAAVGGELRAAEAITTIQVNVGLTCNLACHHCHVVSGPNRTEQMRWATMEHVLAAAARSGATLLDITGGAPEMNPHFRAFVEAARRMGLEVMVRTNLTILLQADCTDLPGFFRRHRVHLVASLPCYLQKNVDQQRGRHVYVESIEAMKRLNAVGYGIDADLPLDLVYNPLGPSLPPDQGSLEADYRRMLASMHGVRFTRLLTITNMAIGRFLHDLERDGKAEAYQQLLRESFNPAAVDPLMCRHQLHVSFDGRVHDCDFNYALNLQCDPALPATIDRFDPAAFARRRIVTGDHCFGCTAGCGSSCGGALVESAPTG
- a CDS encoding PIN domain-containing protein — its product is MILVDTSIWVDHLRRGNTRLAALLHAEWAATHPFVIGELACGGIRDRTAFLTLLAALPTLGKADDDEVLHFIDEHQLAGAGLGLVDVHLLASCVLDGCAIWTLDRALATAARKVGCAAAPDGR
- the bamD gene encoding outer membrane protein assembly factor BamD, translated to MRDLDARPCAGDRRSKGRMCRCSRRPLIRSICPRECIVIVCRIASPRLSCSTLMKHSLLTRMSTRGRFIAGVAFAVCLAVMPLRAGAQEKQTFELGEKGFEKVAEPDPKSPEGELMAIRRLIADGKGKDAVEAAKDWIDNHPNHPLLPEAYLLRGDARVSVNHFFKALFDYEYICRQYPESSQFDIALDRELKVADTFASGVKRRLWGMRILPAYGEAEELYIRIQERAPGSKIAERAGIALADYYYGASQMGPAADAYELFLQNFPESQWREHAMQRQILSNLATFKGPTFDATGLIEAQRRLQDYKQSYPAAAEQIGADAMLTRVDETLATRDLLVARWYEHTGKRVSAGVMYQRVITDHPGSAAAKQALASLRALEPERFAQEPAVEPPVKATQVKGVSLSPDQSEPIEPSRSEPVKKEAAAP
- a CDS encoding methyltransferase domain-containing protein — its product is MTSPNHVEDAVLERYARGAEAVEPALCCPVEDYEGQYLAALPKEIIEKDYGCGNPSRWAREGDVVVDLGSGAGKICYILAQKVGPMGQVIGVDFNDAMLNIARKYQNPLAEQFGYGNTRFVKAKIQDLALDLDRMAAWLAEHPVTSIADMQRYEAECDRLRSDEPMIADASVDLVVSNCVLNLVRARDKQQLFAEIFRVLKRGGRAVISDIVCDEDPTPDIIADPELWSGCISGAFREDRFLAMFEEAGFHGVEILARAGEPWRTIDGVEFRSMTVRAYKGKDGPCMDRRQAAVYKGPWKTVTDDDGHTYVRGRRMAVCEKTFALLTEPSGPYAAQMIGIEPYDTVPHERAEPMDCRRNMFRATTETKGEAYPKTDGEPDASCCDPGNGKCC
- a CDS encoding FAD-containing oxidoreductase; amino-acid sequence: MSKPVNVMPMDAYNARLVEAVHPPTWVNPKPTGVYDMLVIGAGTAGLVTAIACRGFGKRVALIERHLMGGDCLNVGCVPSKALIRAARAAAEVRDAEKLGVKISGYAVDFPAVMERMRKLRAEIAPHDGAKRFASLGIDVFLGDAKFEGPDSVSVGGTTLEFHKACIATGGRPAAPDMPGLASAGYLTNETIFTLTELPARLAVIGAGPIGCEMAQAFARFGSQVTLITTDHGVLPHEEPAASAIVRASLHRDGVTIHEGGRHARIETHGPTKRIVLGSNVIDVDAILLAAGRRPNVEGLGLERAGVDYDPRGVKVDDHLRTTNRRIFAAGDICFPYKFTHAADACARIVTRNAMLPWLPFAAKASKLVMPWCTYTDPEVARVGRSALELTEAGVDIETVTIEMGEVDRAMLDEQTKGVLIVHVKRRSGRILGATLVSAHAGETIGELTAAMTHGLTLQSLSKVIHPYPTQAEAIKRAGDAYFRILLLRWRDRLTHLFSGKSVK
- a CDS encoding type II toxin-antitoxin system VapB family antitoxin, with protein sequence MRTTLNIDDAALSRASELTGVSEKTTLVKMGLDALIARESAARLAKMGGSNRKLKPIRRRRTGA
- the hflB gene encoding ATP-dependent zinc metalloprotease FtsH produces the protein MNRGMFGWLMLIAVVVILFVFLSRAQSNADEKKPGELINLVNSDQVKEVIFKADRIEATLKDDHQGAVRNSHIYVEVSSEGKDYLFKELMKLNPAIVSEDPNSGLFFHVMINILPWLLFFALIWFFLFRGLRGAGGGGGMLGNFGRSRHKIISKEMTNVTLSDVAGVEEAKDEVGEIVEFLKNPKRFQRLGGRIPRGVLLIGSPGCGKTLLAKAVAGEAEVPFFSISGSDFVEMFVGVGASRVRDLFKQAKDNSPCIIFLDEIDAVGRRRGSGFSSGGHDEREQTLNAILVEMDGFETNDQVIVIAATNRADVLDPALTRPGRFDRQITVNLPDVAGRLAILKVHAKKVKMSPQVDLERMARGTPMFSGADLAAIINEAAIIATLANKDFVEQADLEEARDKVRFGRANKSRKIEETERVGTAYHEAGHAIIQKLLPNADPLHKVTIIPRGQAMGATFSLPEKDRYGYGLRYIADTMRVLCGGRIAEQRKTGDITSGASMDIRMATAYARHMVLEWGMSDRLGFVDYSRHDNPESIMPEKSYSESTALIVDEEVKRLIDEAFGDAEKVIEENWDKVIAIAEALLKYETLDADDVDKLMRGEQLRKPSVSDMLDAEDTKPPVRTTDPKTGRRIDPGPDTGNAFPSPA
- a CDS encoding glycosyltransferase; the encoded protein is MSVIVPTLNEEAHLASTLERVRTAPGVEVIVSDGGSTDRTLAVAEQLEAQIITGPPGRARQMNAGAAAATGAILIFCHADTLLPTGYERYVRRVCKDPKMIGAFGLRVDKTGLSMQLIEKLVKMRRTPYGDQALFMHRAAFEALEGFTDMPLLEDVDLIRRARRNGCPIEWLEQHVTTSGRFWRKHGVWRATMINQMVLLAYTLGVSVDKLARFRGGR